The Bos javanicus breed banteng chromosome 18, ARS-OSU_banteng_1.0, whole genome shotgun sequence genome has a segment encoding these proteins:
- the MATCAP1 gene encoding microtubule-associated tyrosine carboxypeptidase 1: protein MVLDSGAQVYEQAPPSPPASPSSLAHRPGPSDRDGTALFPWPQSLALPLALSVPSALRPRAERQPFSELHLGRRGHMRRSESTYTVNSTGRRGGSTQSRAPPGRGRDPGGGTLRPAASLPHIAKARKEAGRGASKSPCMLVALRPTNMDRERDKFFQSHYTYNPQFEYQEPMPTAVLEKYCEASGQFIHQAVGIIEAVLEKFGTYEHFEAATGGQLLTKCQIWSIVRRYMQKEGCVGEVVVQLSEDLLSQAVMMVENSRPTLAINLTGARQYWLEGMLRHEIGTHYLRGVNNARQPWHSAEGRQQYGLRPANPTEEGLASLHSVLFRKQPFLWRAALLYYTIHRAARMSFRQLFQDLARYVQDADVRWEYCVRAKRGQTDTSLPGCFSKDQVYLDGILRILRHRQTIDFPLLTSLGKVSYEDVDHLRPHGVLDNTRVPHFMQDLARYRQQLEHIMTTNRLDEAELGRLLPD from the exons ATGGTGCTGGACTCAGGTGCTCAGGTGTATGAGCAGGCACCCCCCAGCCCGCCAGCCAGCCCCTCCTCCTTGGCCCATAGGCCGGGGCCCTCAGACCGAGATGGGACAGCGCTGTTCCCCTGGCCTCAGtccctggccctgcccctggCTCTGTCTGTCCCCTCAGCCCTGCGGCCCCGGGCGGAGAGGCAGCCCTTCTCAGAGCTGCACTTGGGCCGCCGTGGACACATGCGGCGCAGCGAGAGCACCTACACCGTGAACAGTACTGGCCGGCGGGGGGGCAGCACCCAGAGTCGGGCCCCGCCTGGACGGGGACGGGACCCAGGTGGGGGCACCCTGCGGCCCGCGGCCTCCCTGCCTCACATCGCTAAGGCTCGAAAGGAGGCAGGCCGTGGTGCCAGCAAGAGCCCCTGCATGTTAGTGGCTCTGCGGCCAACCAATATGGACCGCGAGCGGGACAAGTTCTTCCAGTCCCATTACACCTACAACCCACAGTTCGAGTACCAGGAACCCATGCCCACGGCTGTGCTGGAGAAATACTGTGAGGCCTCTGGACAGTTCATTCATCAG GCAGTTGGCATCATCGAGGCTGTCCTGGAGAAGTTTGGGACCTATGAACACTTTGAGGCTGCAACGGGGGGCCAGCTGCTGACCAAGTGCCAGATCTGGTCCATTGTGCGCAGATACATGCAGAAGGAAGGCTGCGTCGGTGAG GTAGTGGTGCAGCTGAGTGAGGACCTGCTGTCCCAGGCAGTGATGATGGTGGAGAACAGCCGACCAACGTTGGCCATCAACCTGACTGGAGCCCGCCAGTACTGGTTGGAGGGCATGCTGCGGCACGAGATAG GTACCCACTACCTTCGGGGCGTGAACAACGCGCGGCAGCCGTGGCACAGCGCCGAGGGCCGGCAGCAGTACGGGCTGCGGCCAGCAAACCCCACGGAGGAGGGCCTGGCCAGCCTGCACAGCGTGCTGTTCCGCAAGCAGCCCTTCCTGTGGCGCGCGGCGCTGCTCTACTATACGATACATCGTGCAGCACGCATGTCCTTTCGTCAGCTCTTCCAGGACCTGGCGCGCTACGTGCAGGATGCCGATGTGCGCTGGGAATACTGTGTGCGCGCCAAGCGCGGCCAGACTGACACCTCGCTGCCTG GCTGCTTCAGCAAGGACCAGGTATACCTGGATGGCATTCTGCGCATTCTGCGGCATCGCCAGACCATCGACTTCCCGCTGCTGACCTCTCTGGGCAAG GTTTCCTATGAGGATGTGGATCACCTCCGGCCCCACGGGGTGCTGGACAACACCCGGGTGCCCCACTTCATGCAGGACTTAGCACGCTACCGGCAGCAGTTGGAACACATCATGACCACCAACCGGCTGGATGAGGCAGAGCTGGGCCGCCTGCTGCCTGACTGA
- the NOL3 gene encoding nucleolar protein 3: protein MGNTQERPSETIDRERKRLVETLQADSGLLLDALLARGVLTGPEYEALDALPDAERRVRRLLLLVQSKGEAACQELLSCAQRTVRAPDPTWDWQHVGTGYRERSYDPPCPGHWTPGAADSGTTCPWLPRAPESDEARGPEDSEAAQSGTLEEAEPELEAETSEGAEPELDPQMDPEPEPEAEPEPEPEPDFEAGDESEDS from the exons ATGGGCAACACCCAGGAAAGGCCATCAGAGACTATCGACCGCGAGCGGAAACGCCTGGTAGAGACGCTGCAGGCGGACTCGGGGCTGCTGCTGGATGCGCTGCTGGCACGGGGCGTGCTCACCGGGCCCGAGTACGAGGCGCTAGACGCGCTGCCTGACGCCGAACGCAGGGTGCGCCGCCTGTTGCTGCTGGTGCAGAGCAAGGGCGAGGCTGCCTGCCAGGAGCTGCTGAGCTGCGCCCAGCGAACTGTGCGGGCGCCGGACCCCACCTGGGACTGGCAGCACGTGGGGACCG GCTACCGGGAACGAAGCTATGACCCTCCATGCCCAGGCCACTGGACTCCCGGGGCTGCTGACTCAGGAACCACGTGCCCCTGGCTGCCCAGAGCTCCAGAATCCGACGAGGCCCGGGGTCCTGAGGACTCCGAGGCAGCACAATCCGGAACCCTCGAAGAAGCTGAGCCAGAGCTGGAAGCCGAGACCTCTGAAGGGGCTGAACCGGAGTTGGACCCCCAAATGGATCCGGAACCGGAGCCAGAGGCGGAGccagagccagagccagagcCTGACTTCGAGGCTGGAGACGAGTCTGAAG ATTCCTGA